A stretch of the Halomonas sp. BDJS001 genome encodes the following:
- the metE gene encoding 5-methyltetrahydropteroyltriglutamate--homocysteine S-methyltransferase, translating to MTVSHILGYPRIGAQRELKKATEAYWRGECTRSELESTGRELRLRHWQAQQDAGLDFVSVGDFAFYDQVLNVSVALGAVPSRFNAQNEMVGGDVDLDTIFRMARGRAPSGEQAAACEMTKYFDTNYHYLVPELHDGQTFTLASNRLFDEVDEALRAGFTPKVTLTGPLTWLWLGKTKGGAFDRLTLLDSVLDVYGEILARLATQGIEWVQLDEPALVQDLPLAWQQAYERAYHRLQSAPLKLLLATYFGGLGDNLSLATRLPVAGLHIDAVRAPQQVESVIDRLGPHQVLSVGFVDGRNIWRADLAALRERLLPLKVRLGQRLWLAPSCSLLHVPVDLAQETELGDELIGWLAFARQKLDEVMTLARLIDNRATPVDEQRLDQATRALDARRESTRIHQAVVSERLAALRPADSQRQAPYPVRAEAQRRALKLPLFPSTTIGSFPQTDEIRAARRAFKAGELAPADYEARMQAEIAYAVERQQALDIDVPVHGEAERNDMVEYFGEQLEGFAFTRFGWVQSYGSRCVKPPVIFGDVSRPAPMTVRWSEYAQTLTDKPMKGMLTGPVTILQWSFVRDDQPRETTCRQIALALRDEVLDLEKAGIKIIQIDEPALREGLPLRQHEWQAYLEWAVESFQLSAAGVANATQIHTHMCYSEFNDIMGAIAALDADVITIETSRSDMHLLDAFQDFAYPNEIGPGVYDIHTPNIPEVSWMVDLMEKALEKIPAERLWINPDCGLKTRNWAEVEPALANMVEAAKALRQRYA from the coding sequence ATGACAGTTTCTCATATTCTAGGCTATCCCCGCATTGGCGCTCAGCGCGAGCTAAAAAAAGCCACTGAAGCGTACTGGAGAGGCGAGTGCACGCGTAGCGAGCTTGAAAGCACCGGCCGCGAGCTGCGTTTACGTCACTGGCAGGCGCAGCAGGACGCGGGGCTGGATTTCGTTAGCGTGGGCGATTTCGCATTTTACGATCAAGTGCTTAACGTTTCAGTGGCACTGGGGGCGGTGCCTTCACGCTTTAACGCGCAAAATGAAATGGTAGGTGGCGACGTGGATCTCGACACCATCTTTCGTATGGCCCGGGGGAGAGCGCCCAGCGGTGAACAAGCCGCGGCCTGTGAAATGACGAAGTATTTCGATACTAACTACCACTACCTGGTGCCCGAACTGCATGATGGGCAAACCTTTACCCTGGCCTCCAACCGCCTGTTTGATGAAGTGGATGAAGCGTTACGTGCGGGGTTTACCCCAAAAGTAACGCTGACGGGGCCGTTGACTTGGCTGTGGCTCGGCAAAACCAAAGGTGGTGCTTTTGACCGCCTGACGCTACTCGATAGCGTGCTCGACGTATATGGCGAAATATTAGCGCGGCTCGCCACTCAAGGTATTGAGTGGGTGCAGCTGGATGAGCCTGCCTTGGTGCAGGACTTGCCGCTGGCGTGGCAGCAGGCCTATGAGCGTGCTTACCACCGCCTTCAGTCTGCCCCGCTAAAGCTATTGCTAGCCACTTACTTCGGCGGCTTGGGCGATAACCTATCGTTAGCGACCCGGCTGCCTGTGGCGGGTTTGCACATTGATGCCGTGCGCGCTCCCCAGCAGGTGGAAAGTGTGATTGATCGCCTTGGCCCCCATCAGGTGTTATCGGTGGGGTTTGTTGATGGCCGCAACATTTGGCGGGCCGATTTGGCTGCCTTGCGTGAACGCCTGCTGCCGTTAAAAGTGCGCCTGGGCCAGCGGCTCTGGTTGGCGCCAAGCTGCTCGCTGCTGCATGTGCCGGTGGACTTGGCGCAGGAAACAGAGCTCGGTGATGAGCTAATCGGTTGGCTGGCCTTCGCACGGCAGAAGCTAGACGAGGTGATGACCCTGGCCCGCTTGATCGATAACCGCGCCACGCCTGTTGATGAGCAGCGCCTGGATCAGGCCACTCGCGCCTTGGATGCTCGGCGTGAGTCAACCCGCATTCACCAAGCGGTGGTCAGTGAGCGTTTGGCGGCGCTTCGCCCCGCCGATAGCCAGCGTCAGGCACCTTACCCCGTTCGCGCTGAAGCTCAGCGGCGGGCGCTTAAGCTGCCGCTATTTCCCTCCACGACGATTGGCTCTTTCCCGCAAACCGACGAGATTCGGGCCGCCCGGCGCGCCTTTAAAGCCGGTGAGCTGGCACCAGCCGACTACGAAGCCCGCATGCAGGCCGAGATTGCCTACGCCGTTGAGCGCCAGCAAGCCTTGGATATCGACGTGCCGGTGCACGGTGAAGCCGAACGTAACGACATGGTGGAGTACTTTGGCGAGCAGCTCGAAGGGTTTGCCTTTACCCGCTTTGGCTGGGTGCAGAGCTACGGTTCTCGCTGCGTGAAGCCGCCGGTGATTTTTGGTGATGTTTCCCGCCCGGCACCGATGACGGTGCGCTGGAGCGAGTACGCCCAAACCCTGACCGACAAACCCATGAAGGGCATGCTGACCGGGCCGGTGACGATTCTACAGTGGTCGTTTGTGCGTGATGACCAGCCACGGGAAACCACCTGCCGCCAGATTGCCCTGGCACTGCGCGATGAGGTGCTGGATCTGGAAAAAGCCGGGATCAAGATTATTCAAATCGACGAACCTGCGCTGCGTGAAGGACTGCCGCTTCGCCAGCATGAGTGGCAGGCATACCTTGAGTGGGCAGTGGAGAGCTTCCAGCTAAGCGCCGCAGGGGTGGCCAACGCCACCCAGATTCATACCCATATGTGTTACTCGGAGTTCAACGATATCATGGGCGCGATTGCCGCACTGGATGCCGATGTGATCACCATCGAAACGTCGCGTTCTGATATGCACCTGCTGGATGCTTTTCAGGACTTCGCTTATCCCAACGAAATTGGCCCAGGGGTTTACGATATCCACACCCCGAATATTCCCGAGGTGAGCTGGATGGTCGATTTGATGGAGAAAGCGCTGGAGAAGATCCCCGCCGAACGGCTATGGATCAACCCGGACTGCGGTCTAAAAACGCGCAACTGGGCGGAAGTAGAGCCCGCGCTGGCCAATATGGTGGAAGCCGCCAAGGCACTCCGCCAGCGCTATGCATAA
- the ppk1 gene encoding polyphosphate kinase 1 — MDEQASDSLPLSSTDHTSSDGDMPLRINRTPTGVQAREVLPETDLDDTQLYFNRELSHLQFNIRVLEQALDDAHPLLNRLMFLLIFSSNMDEFFEIRVAGLKHQIALGDDTTAADGRLPKAVLAEISQLAHAQIDRQYQILNDTLLPALETHGLRFRRRDQWTDAQKAWVKEFFDNEIMPVISPIGLDPSHPFPRLVNKSLNFIVELEGKDAFGRAGGMAILPAPRSLPRLMALPKEICEEVFSEYVFLSSMIHAHAEELFPGMSVRGCYQFRLTRNADMSVDPEEVSDLASALRGELLARRYGSGVRLEVADSCPDDLTNFLLRQFELESDDLYRVKGPVNLTRMMSVLGDVDRPELLYRPFTPSIPKALKAGSLFDAIAKNDILLHHPFQSFTPIEDLLREAARDPHVLAVKQTLYRTGSDSAIVNALVEAASQGKEVTVVIELRARFDEADNLQLASRLQEAGAIVVYGIMAYKTHAKMLHIVRREKGELCYYAHLGTGNYHAKTAKLYTDYSLLTANKALCADVHKVFQQLSGMGRARKIDTLLHAPFTLHERLVEMIDREAQIARKGKRGHIIIKCNSLTEPKLIKALYRASQAGVECDLIIRGMCCLKPGVPGVSDNIRVRSIIGRLLEHTRVFHFHNDGKSETWCSSADFMSRNMFHRVETCFPLLDKKLATRVRKDLETYLVDNCQSWLLQTDGSYQLQDPGDADAISAQETLLYAYASKS; from the coding sequence ATGGACGAGCAAGCATCAGATTCACTACCACTATCGTCTACTGATCACACCAGCAGCGACGGCGATATGCCACTACGGATCAATCGAACCCCGACCGGAGTTCAAGCGCGTGAAGTGCTGCCTGAAACGGATCTTGACGATACCCAGCTCTACTTTAATCGCGAGCTGTCGCACCTACAGTTCAATATCCGCGTGTTGGAACAGGCGTTAGACGACGCCCACCCGCTGCTCAACCGGTTAATGTTCCTGCTGATTTTCTCTTCCAACATGGATGAGTTTTTCGAAATCCGTGTGGCCGGCTTGAAGCACCAAATTGCCCTGGGCGACGACACCACCGCCGCCGATGGCCGCCTGCCCAAAGCGGTGCTGGCCGAGATCTCGCAACTGGCCCATGCCCAAATTGATCGCCAGTATCAGATACTCAACGACACCTTGTTACCCGCGCTGGAAACCCACGGGCTGCGTTTTCGGCGCCGCGATCAGTGGACTGATGCGCAGAAAGCCTGGGTCAAGGAGTTCTTCGATAACGAAATTATGCCCGTCATCAGCCCAATTGGGCTCGATCCCTCGCACCCCTTCCCTCGCTTAGTGAATAAAAGCCTCAACTTTATCGTTGAGCTGGAAGGCAAGGATGCCTTTGGCCGCGCCGGCGGAATGGCGATTCTACCCGCACCGCGTTCACTGCCGCGTCTGATGGCGCTGCCCAAAGAGATTTGCGAAGAGGTTTTTTCCGAGTATGTTTTTCTGTCATCAATGATTCATGCCCATGCCGAGGAGCTATTCCCCGGCATGAGCGTACGCGGCTGCTACCAGTTCCGACTGACCCGCAACGCGGATATGAGCGTTGACCCGGAGGAGGTCTCGGATCTTGCCTCAGCGCTGCGCGGTGAACTGCTGGCACGCCGCTACGGCAGCGGTGTACGCCTGGAGGTCGCCGACAGTTGCCCGGATGACTTAACCAACTTCCTGCTACGCCAGTTTGAGCTCGAGAGCGACGACCTGTATCGCGTCAAAGGGCCGGTCAACCTGACGCGCATGATGTCGGTGCTGGGCGACGTGGATCGCCCCGAGCTGCTCTATCGGCCGTTTACCCCCAGCATTCCCAAAGCGCTCAAAGCGGGTAGCCTGTTTGACGCTATCGCCAAGAACGACATTCTGCTCCATCACCCCTTCCAGTCGTTTACGCCAATCGAAGACTTGCTGCGCGAAGCCGCCCGCGACCCCCATGTACTGGCAGTAAAACAGACCCTTTACCGCACCGGCTCAGACTCGGCCATTGTGAATGCTCTGGTAGAAGCAGCCAGTCAGGGAAAAGAAGTCACGGTGGTCATTGAGCTGCGTGCGCGCTTCGATGAGGCCGACAATCTACAGCTCGCTTCACGCCTGCAGGAAGCGGGCGCCATCGTTGTTTACGGCATTATGGCCTACAAAACCCACGCCAAAATGCTCCACATTGTGCGCCGAGAAAAGGGCGAACTGTGCTACTACGCTCACCTGGGCACCGGCAACTACCACGCCAAGACAGCCAAGCTATATACCGATTACAGCCTGCTGACTGCCAACAAAGCGCTATGTGCGGATGTGCATAAAGTCTTTCAGCAGCTTTCGGGGATGGGCCGGGCACGCAAAATCGACACGCTGTTGCACGCCCCCTTCACGCTACATGAGCGACTGGTGGAAATGATCGACCGGGAAGCGCAGATAGCGCGCAAGGGTAAGCGTGGGCATATCATCATTAAGTGCAACTCATTAACCGAACCCAAGCTAATCAAAGCGCTCTACCGGGCCTCCCAGGCGGGAGTCGAGTGCGACTTGATTATTCGCGGCATGTGCTGTTTGAAGCCAGGCGTACCGGGGGTGTCCGACAATATTCGCGTACGCTCGATTATTGGCCGCCTGCTGGAGCATACCCGGGTGTTCCACTTCCACAATGACGGCAAGTCAGAGACCTGGTGCTCTAGCGCGGACTTTATGTCGCGCAATATGTTCCACCGTGTGGAGACCTGCTTTCCGCTGCTGGATAAGAAGCTCGCTACCCGGGTGCGTAAAGACCTGGAGACGTACCTGGTGGATAACTGCCAAAGCTGGCTACTCCAGACCGACGGCAGCTATCAACTACAAGACCCAGGTGATGCTGACGCGATCAGTGCCCAGGAAACCCTGCTCTACGCCTATGCGTCTAAAAGCTAG
- a CDS encoding LysR family transcriptional regulator, whose product MIELRHLRTLLALRETGSLVDAAERVHLTQSALSHQLKDLESRVDSALFVRKTRPVEFTRAGLRLLALADQILPEVRKAERDLARLAGTEQGRLHMAIECHSCFQWLMPTVDYFRDHWPEVEIDIPSGHHFDPLPALAREQLDLVITADPQPLEGIHYAPLFRYEGLLAVARQHPFAGRGFIAPQALAEETLITYPVEQSRLDIFTQFLQPANVHPREIRTAELTIMMMQLVASGRGVCALPNWALTEYLERDYVSAVKLGEYGVWSTLYAAIREETREAPWMQDFLRTARETSFAVLTGVKPADRDGEPAA is encoded by the coding sequence ATGATTGAGCTACGACACCTCCGCACCCTACTGGCGCTGCGCGAAACCGGCTCCCTGGTCGATGCCGCCGAACGCGTGCATTTGACTCAATCGGCGCTTTCACACCAGCTCAAAGATCTTGAGAGCCGAGTAGACAGTGCGCTGTTTGTGCGCAAAACCCGTCCGGTGGAGTTCACCCGCGCGGGGCTTCGACTACTCGCCCTGGCCGACCAGATACTGCCTGAAGTACGCAAGGCGGAGCGTGATCTGGCGCGCCTGGCAGGCACCGAGCAGGGGCGGTTGCATATGGCCATCGAGTGTCACAGCTGCTTTCAGTGGCTGATGCCCACGGTGGACTATTTTCGCGATCACTGGCCGGAAGTGGAAATTGACATTCCCAGCGGTCACCACTTCGACCCGCTTCCGGCGCTTGCCCGCGAGCAGCTGGATCTGGTGATCACCGCCGACCCTCAACCTCTTGAGGGGATTCACTACGCCCCGCTATTTCGCTATGAAGGGCTACTCGCCGTCGCCCGGCAACACCCCTTTGCAGGTCGGGGCTTTATAGCACCACAGGCGCTGGCCGAGGAGACGTTAATCACTTACCCCGTTGAGCAGTCGCGGCTGGATATTTTCACCCAGTTTTTGCAGCCGGCGAATGTGCACCCTCGGGAGATTCGCACCGCCGAATTGACGATTATGATGATGCAGCTGGTGGCCAGCGGCCGTGGCGTGTGTGCGCTACCCAACTGGGCACTCACTGAGTACTTGGAGCGCGATTACGTGAGCGCGGTAAAGCTAGGTGAGTATGGGGTATGGAGCACGCTGTATGCGGCTATCCGCGAGGAGACACGCGAAGCGCCGTGGATGCAGGATTTCTTGCGCACTGCGCGGGAGACCTCCTTTGCAGTACTCACCGGCGTTAAGCCGGCGGATCGCGACGGGGAACCAGCAGCGTAA
- the hemB gene encoding porphobilinogen synthase, with the protein MSTPTARHFPATRMRRMRRDDFSRRLMQENSLTPSDLILPVFVLEGDNQREAVASMPGVERLSIDLLIEQAREAYSLGIPALALFPVVGPEHKSELAEEAYSASGLVQRSVRALKEALPELGIITDVALDPYTSHGQDGILDEHGYVQNDRTVDTLLKQALSHAEAGADVVAPSDMMDGRIGAIRRVLEQEHLHNVRIMAYSAKYASHYYGPFRDAVGSAANLGKADKRTYQMDPANSDEALHEVAMDISEGADMVMVKPGMPYLDIVRRVKSELQVPTFAYQVSGEYAMHRAAFDNGWLEAAPVILESLMCFKRAGADGILTYFALDAARLLQQR; encoded by the coding sequence TTGAGTACACCCACTGCCCGTCATTTTCCCGCCACCCGCATGCGCCGCATGCGACGCGATGATTTCTCACGCCGGTTGATGCAGGAGAACAGCCTGACGCCGTCAGACCTCATCCTGCCGGTGTTCGTACTGGAAGGCGACAATCAACGTGAAGCCGTCGCCTCCATGCCCGGCGTCGAGCGGCTCTCTATCGACCTGTTGATCGAGCAAGCTCGCGAGGCATATTCGCTGGGCATCCCAGCGCTGGCCCTGTTTCCAGTGGTTGGCCCCGAGCACAAGAGTGAACTTGCCGAAGAGGCTTATAGCGCCAGCGGTCTGGTTCAGCGCAGTGTGCGCGCCCTCAAGGAAGCGCTGCCCGAACTAGGCATTATCACCGACGTGGCGCTGGATCCTTATACCAGCCACGGCCAGGACGGCATTCTTGACGAGCACGGCTACGTGCAGAATGACCGCACCGTGGATACGCTGCTCAAGCAGGCCCTCTCCCATGCAGAAGCCGGTGCCGACGTGGTCGCCCCTTCCGACATGATGGATGGGCGAATTGGCGCTATTCGTCGGGTGTTGGAGCAAGAACACCTGCATAACGTGCGTATTATGGCCTACAGCGCCAAATACGCCTCGCACTATTATGGCCCTTTCCGCGATGCGGTCGGTTCTGCGGCTAACTTGGGCAAAGCGGACAAGCGCACCTATCAAATGGATCCCGCTAATAGCGATGAAGCGCTGCACGAAGTGGCCATGGATATTTCCGAGGGCGCTGACATGGTGATGGTCAAGCCCGGCATGCCCTACTTGGATATCGTTCGCCGGGTGAAAAGTGAGTTACAGGTACCCACCTTCGCTTATCAAGTCAGCGGCGAGTACGCCATGCACCGCGCTGCCTTTGACAACGGCTGGTTGGAAGCGGCACCGGTTATCCTGGAGTCGTTGATGTGTTTCAAGCGGGCAGGCGCGGATGGCATTCTGACTTACTTTGCCCTCGACGCCGCGCGTTTACTTCAGCAACGCTAA
- a CDS encoding TIGR02281 family clan AA aspartic protease: MATHKAGQVSQRGGIVMMLLFWVLLMAVGTWWIHGGLEKMMRPNANIVQTLPAGEPVTLKRNRAGHFEAPGSINGTPVTFLLDTGATYVAIPADLASELGLEPGRSAWFNTANGRVEGALTELDEVSLGGLKVQNVQGSISPGMERDTVLLGMSFLSLLSIEIQAGEMVLSLPEQ, translated from the coding sequence ATGGCAACGCATAAGGCAGGTCAAGTGTCCCAGCGTGGCGGCATCGTTATGATGCTGCTGTTTTGGGTGCTGTTAATGGCAGTGGGGACTTGGTGGATTCACGGTGGCCTGGAAAAGATGATGCGCCCCAACGCCAATATTGTGCAGACCTTGCCTGCGGGAGAGCCCGTTACCCTGAAGCGTAACCGGGCCGGGCATTTTGAGGCGCCGGGAAGCATCAATGGCACGCCGGTGACCTTTTTGCTAGACACTGGCGCCACCTATGTCGCCATACCGGCCGATTTGGCAAGCGAGTTAGGCCTTGAGCCTGGGCGTAGCGCTTGGTTCAACACCGCCAACGGCCGAGTGGAAGGTGCCTTAACGGAGCTTGATGAGGTTTCCCTCGGCGGGCTAAAAGTGCAGAATGTGCAGGGGTCTATCAGCCCTGGCATGGAGCGCGACACTGTCCTACTCGGCATGAGCTTTCTGAGTTTATTGTCGATAGAAATACAGGCAGGTGAGATGGTGTTGAGCCTTCCCGAGCAGTGA
- a CDS encoding PLDc N-terminal domain-containing protein, with protein sequence MGIEVGGLLGLIWLIIVIWAIVKVAKSGAGGLAKLIWILVLLFFPLVGLIAWFLFGPKG encoded by the coding sequence ATGGGCATTGAAGTAGGTGGATTATTAGGACTAATTTGGCTCATTATTGTGATTTGGGCCATTGTTAAAGTGGCCAAAAGCGGGGCTGGCGGTCTTGCGAAGCTGATATGGATTCTGGTGCTACTGTTTTTCCCGTTAGTTGGCTTAATTGCATGGTTTCTGTTTGGGCCCAAAGGGTAG
- a CDS encoding response regulator codes for MVDHLEQQFQALETQESVTPDYPDQDHVLIIEDDQRLAELTRDYLEANGFQVTLEADGAKGVDRILTLQPDLVILDLMLPGEDGLAICRRVRPNFAGPIMMLTARTDDLDQVLGLEMGADDYVPKPVQPRVLLARMRALLRRADGPAPDGEMRLRFENLEIDNATREAWLSGERIDLTSAEFDLLWLLGRNAGRVLTREEIFSDLRGIKYDGQDRSIDVRVSRIRPKIGDDPNQPHRIKTVRSKGYLFVKDS; via the coding sequence ATGGTAGATCATTTGGAACAGCAATTTCAGGCGCTTGAGACGCAAGAGTCTGTAACGCCTGACTATCCCGATCAAGATCATGTTTTGATCATCGAAGATGACCAGCGTCTGGCCGAGCTTACCCGTGATTACTTGGAAGCGAACGGCTTCCAAGTAACGCTGGAAGCAGACGGTGCTAAAGGGGTTGACCGTATTTTAACCCTGCAGCCTGATCTGGTGATCCTGGACTTAATGCTGCCAGGGGAGGACGGTCTGGCGATTTGCCGCCGCGTTAGACCCAATTTTGCCGGCCCAATCATGATGCTGACTGCGCGCACCGACGATCTTGATCAGGTTCTGGGGCTCGAAATGGGCGCCGACGACTATGTGCCGAAGCCGGTTCAGCCGCGGGTATTGCTGGCTCGCATGCGCGCGCTACTGCGCCGCGCCGACGGGCCTGCCCCGGACGGCGAAATGCGGCTGCGTTTTGAAAACCTGGAGATCGATAACGCGACTCGTGAAGCCTGGCTCTCGGGTGAGCGTATTGACTTAACCAGTGCCGAATTCGACCTGCTCTGGCTTCTGGGTCGTAACGCAGGCCGCGTGCTTACCCGTGAAGAGATATTCAGCGACCTACGGGGCATTAAGTACGATGGTCAAGACCGCTCTATTGATGTCCGCGTATCGCGCATTCGGCCTAAAATTGGCGATGATCCTAACCAGCCTCACCGGATCAAGACCGTGCGCAGTAAAGGTTATCTCTTCGTTAAAGACAGTTGA
- a CDS encoding ATP-binding protein — translation MRRVLSNGSFLRFYLLLGIALLVVFVIALMGRSFIEQVRREDYREQLAALPMSLMTQRLADTSVEQRSALLEHFSEQLDLQLTLEPINEADLGYFERSRLEQGRILVAEKPWLLQQRLPGDTWLLQARLDDWSEHQWHGSIELLGEWLAAAPAEERDGRIAQLRSGSWPLQRLSSLPEGLTTAQQAQLASGNVITQLVSDKLSITLLYQLPGEQEWLQAGPISRGDTLPLNLHLPLLVGLMIVLSLIIYLIMRSIEARMARLELAATRIASGRLETRVKVESGDFLGRLGMAFNGMANQVQSLLRGQQEMIRAVSHELRTPVARIRFAVQMVEDMTDQPAIRRQLQGIDADIAELDELVDEILTYARLGGETVNGAELETALVECRAMAERVIDTLSPLHKGLALVLAPGSEIELLAEPRYLQRAVQNLVGNACRHAKSQVVIQLWDEPNLVRIDVEDDGPGIPPEARADIFKPFARLDDSRARSSGGYGLGLSIVQKIMAGHGGSVTIDTSPTLGGARFTLLVPRRDPPA, via the coding sequence ATGCGGCGGGTGCTCAGTAACGGCTCGTTTTTACGCTTCTATTTGTTGCTGGGCATCGCGCTACTGGTGGTGTTTGTGATCGCCTTGATGGGGCGCTCCTTTATTGAACAGGTGCGCCGCGAAGACTACCGTGAGCAACTCGCTGCGCTCCCCATGTCGCTGATGACACAACGGCTAGCCGATACGTCGGTAGAGCAGCGAAGTGCTTTGCTTGAGCACTTTTCAGAGCAGCTCGATTTGCAACTGACTCTAGAGCCCATTAACGAGGCGGATTTAGGCTATTTTGAGCGCTCACGGTTGGAGCAAGGCAGAATACTGGTCGCCGAAAAACCCTGGTTGTTGCAACAGCGCCTGCCCGGGGATACCTGGCTGCTGCAAGCACGCCTAGACGACTGGAGTGAGCACCAGTGGCATGGCAGCATAGAGCTGCTTGGCGAGTGGCTCGCAGCAGCGCCAGCGGAAGAGCGTGATGGCCGCATTGCCCAGTTGCGTTCCGGGAGTTGGCCGCTGCAGCGGTTGTCTTCTCTGCCTGAAGGGCTAACGACGGCGCAGCAGGCTCAACTGGCCAGCGGCAACGTTATCACTCAGCTCGTCTCCGATAAGCTGTCAATTACGCTGCTCTATCAATTGCCGGGCGAGCAAGAATGGCTGCAAGCGGGGCCTATTTCCCGCGGGGATACGCTGCCACTCAATTTGCACTTACCGCTTCTGGTGGGGCTGATGATCGTTCTCAGTCTGATCATCTATTTGATTATGCGTAGCATTGAAGCGCGCATGGCGCGGCTGGAGCTGGCCGCCACCAGGATCGCCAGTGGCCGCCTGGAAACCCGGGTAAAAGTAGAGAGCGGCGACTTTTTAGGCCGTTTGGGCATGGCCTTTAACGGCATGGCCAATCAGGTGCAGAGCCTGCTGCGTGGCCAGCAAGAGATGATTCGGGCGGTTTCCCACGAGCTGCGCACCCCGGTTGCGCGCATTCGCTTTGCCGTGCAGATGGTCGAGGATATGACTGATCAGCCCGCTATTCGTCGTCAGCTACAGGGTATCGATGCGGATATTGCTGAACTTGATGAACTGGTTGATGAAATTCTTACCTATGCCCGCCTGGGTGGAGAAACGGTTAACGGCGCTGAGCTTGAAACGGCGCTGGTAGAGTGCCGAGCCATGGCGGAACGGGTGATTGATACGCTGTCGCCGCTGCATAAGGGGCTAGCGCTGGTGCTTGCGCCAGGATCTGAAATCGAACTGCTGGCGGAGCCGCGCTATCTTCAACGCGCGGTGCAGAACCTGGTGGGCAACGCCTGTCGCCATGCCAAGTCCCAGGTGGTGATTCAACTCTGGGATGAGCCCAATTTGGTGCGTATCGATGTTGAAGACGACGGCCCCGGCATTCCCCCTGAAGCGCGGGCGGATATCTTCAAGCCTTTTGCCCGGCTGGATGATAGCCGGGCCCGTAGTTCCGGCGGCTACGGGTTAGGGCTTTCGATAGTGCAGAAAATTATGGCCGGGCACGGTGGTAGCGTGACCATCGATACCAGTCCGACCTTGGGCGGCGCGCGCTTTACGCTGCTGGTTCCCCGTCGCGATCCGCCGGCTTAA